A part of Corvus hawaiiensis isolate bCorHaw1 chromosome 25, bCorHaw1.pri.cur, whole genome shotgun sequence genomic DNA contains:
- the BCL9L gene encoding B-cell CLL/lymphoma 9-like protein isoform X1, with protein MHPDNKLPSHGKAGSSSALAQHHNVSQAPTCNLGSKGVGAGSHGSKATQISPGNSGLKTSQNTVPNFSSLKGKVKRERSISVDSGEQREASTPSQDTESKGEVAPRSKRRCVLERKQPYSGDEWCSGPDSEEDDKPISSAHSCNVADPAMSTAPQLGPGSNPLPNLSESSASGVPHGAAPGLRSEAAGGGGGGTGKQPSQFVYVFTTHLANTAAEAVLQGRADSILAYHQQNVPRAKLDQAPPAPKVLGVAEPLPINPPTANTPQSQPLAPQASQQQPQPPPPQPPAPPPQAISQTPLPVPSSLPQEGTGEDGRRELTPNSLGNNSSNNQPGSNHPNTPTASASAMQPGQGDSSATPSSSLLGEGPGPGMPGNGQAGLGPRNTMNSEGLSKEQLEHRERSLQTLRDIERLLLRSGEAEPFLKSSQNAGEGGTTPQPQAAPAQPPAPPASMKKYEEPLQSMISQTQSLGGPGLEHEVPHHPSTDMGQQMNMMMQRLNQDSLTPEQVAWRKLQEEYYEEKRRKEEQISIHGRPMQEIMIPQSMGSMMMRGPPPPYHSKPGEQWPPGMGSQLRGPIDVQDPMQLRGGPPFPGPRFPGNQMQRVSGFGGMQNMPLDALGPMNAMQRPVRPGMGWSDDMSPMGGPGNFPQGTLPYPPGQGDPERFMNPRAREEILRHQLMEKRPVAMQRPMGISSNSMSQGMEMERMMQAHRQMDPSMFAGQITGESLSSAPIGMDFAGTRGMLSPPMSQSGLRDMDTPMGPGNLNMNMNVNMNMNMNLNVQMTPQQQMMMSQKMRGPEMMPHQGMNPEELARVRAQNGNGSAMLTGPQKMMIPSQFPNQGQQGFLTGQGSYPNLPQEMGSGSDMFSPEQGTMPVGSISGTTRLSHIPLPPASNPTPTAGGNLANMHPAPSRGLGRRPSDLTININQMNSPSMGHLKSPTLSQVHSPLVTSPSANLKSPQTPSQMVSMPPSNQSGPLKSPQVMSSSLNVRSPTGSPSRLKSPSMAVSSPGWVPSPKATMPSPGVNQNKQTLNMNSSASIGALDQGSLPSGPRSSSSAPASNTSSTMNPNMPFTSSPDPSPSQNPLSLMMSQMSKYAMPSSTPLYHNAIKTIATSDDELLPDRPMLPPGSVTGNQPNQLHLNSVGPGSSQSPMGMNLPGQQPLSHEPPPTSMMSSPNPLGSNIPMHPSGPGGGVPPQNPMMLPPGPQDSLNQQCGPVHNSSQMIPSNQLVFPRMQQPHNAMPSPAGGMPMAPSAGGGPGMQQHYPPGMPLPPEDLPSQQPGQMPPQQHMMGKNIPPRIGDPYPPVLPGVASVLNDPELSEVIRPTPTGIPEFDLSRIIPSEKPSSTLQYFPKSDSQAPKSQPSNLHLMNLQNMMAEQPPVRPGMNAPSLPGQQGVQRGLSMPMCHPGQVPMLGRTGIPPQQGMMGNSMHQGMMSPQQSLMAQQNFMLMQAKQRSMSVSGEMYAQTGHMMSPQGSLMGPPPQQNLMVTHQMRQRSVSLDSQMSYIPGPGNMANLPF; from the exons ATGCACCCTGACAACAAACTGCCCAGCCATGgcaaggcaggcagcagcagtgccctaGCCCAGCACCACAATGTGAGCCAAGCACCCACCTGTAACTTGGGGTCAAAGGGTGTGGGGGCAGGCAGCCATGGCAGCAAGGCCACTCAGATCTCCCCTGGCAACTCTGGACTGAAAACCAGCCAGAACACTGTCCCAAACTTCAGCTCCTTGAAGGGCAAGGTGAAGCGGGAACGAAGCATCTCGGTGGACTCTGGAGAGCAGCGAGAAGCCAGCACCCCATCACAGGACACAGAATCAAAAG GTGAGGTGGCTCCCCGCAGTAAGCGACGGTGTGTGCTGGAAAGGAAGCAGCCATACAGCGGCGATGAATGGTGCTCTGGGCCAGACAGCGAGGAAGACGACAAACCCATCAGCAGTGCACACA GCTGTAATGTAGCAGATCCTGCGATGTCCACGGCCCCACAACTTGGCCCAGGGTCCAACCCGCTGCCGAACCTGAGTGAGAGCAGTGCTTCCGGCGTGCCCCATGGTGCTGCCCCTGGCTTGCGGTCAGAGGCTGCAGGAGGCGGAGGTGGCGGAACAGGGAAGCAGCCTTCACAGTTTGTTTACGTCTTTACAACGCACCTTGCTAACAC AGCTGCGGAAGCTGTCCTGCAGGGCCGAGCTGACTCCATTCTGGCCTACCATCAACAGAATGTCCCGCGGGCAAAGCTAGACCAG GCACCACCTGCTCCTAAAGTGCTGGGTGTTGCTGAGCCACTTCCAATTAACCCTCCTACTGCCAACACTCCACAGTCCCAGCCACTGGCCCCTCAAGCAAGTCAACAACAGCCGCAGCCTCCCCCACCACAGCCTCCAGCCCCGCCACCTCAGGCCATCAGTCAAACACCTTTacctgtgcccagcagcctgCCCCAGGAAGGGACAGGTGAAGATGGCCGGAGAGAACTGACTCCCAACTCTTTGGGGAACAATAGCAGCAATAACCAGCCTGGAAGTAACCATCCAAATACACCCACTGCGTCTGCCAGCGCCATGCAGCCTGGGCAAGGGGACTCCTCCGCCAcgcccagctccagcctcctggGAGAGGGCCCAGGCCCAGGGATGCCAGGGAATGGGCAGGCAGGCCTGGGCCCCAGGAACACCATGAACTCGGAAGGGCTCtcaaaggagcagctggagcaccgAGAGCGCTCTCTGCAGACCCTGAGAGACATTGAGCGTCTGCTGCTGCGCAGTGGGGAGGCCGAGCCCTTCCTGAAGTCCAGCCAAAATGCGGGTGAGGGGGGGACTACCCCTCAGCCACaggctgcccctgcccagccccccGCACCCCCTGCCAGCATGAAGAAGTATGAAGAGCCTCTGCAGTCCATGATCTCCCAGACCCAGAGCCTTGGTGGGCCTGGCCTGGAACATGAGGTGCCCCACCACCCCAGCACTGACATGGGACAGCAGATGAACATGATGATGCAGCGGCTGAACCAGGACAGCCTGACACCAGAGCAAGTGGCCTGGAGGAAGTTGCAGGAAGAGTACTACGAGGAAAAGCGACGGAAAGAGGAGCAGATCAGCATCCACGGCCGGCCCATGCAGGAGATCATGATCCCGCAGTCAATGGGGAGCATGATGATGCGTGGGCCTCCACCACCCTACCACAGCAAGCCTGGAGAGCAGTGGCCACCGGGGATGGGCAGCCAGCTGCGGGGACCCATAGATGTGCAGGACCCTATGCAGCTGCGGGGAGGGCCACCCTTCCCTGGGCCACGGTTCCCTGGGAATCAAATGCAGCGAGTCTCTGGCTTTGGAGGGATGCAGAATATGCCCTTGGATGCTCTTGGGCCCATGAATGCCATGCAGAGGCCAGTCAGGCCCGGCATGGGATGGAGCGACGATATGTCTCCTATGGGAGGCCCTGGGAACTTTCCACAAGGCACCTTGCCCTACCCACCAGGGCAAGGGGACCCAGAAAGGTTTATGAATCCCCGTGCCAGAGAGGAAATCCTGCGGCATCAGCTCATGGAGAAACGCCCAGTGGCAATGCAGAGGCCCATGGGGATATCCAGCAACTCCATGAGCCAGGGCATGGAAATGGAGAGGATGATGCAGGCTCACAGGCAGATGGATCCATCCATGTTTGCTGGGCAGATAACGGGTGAGAgcctgagcagtgccccaattgGAATGGATTTTGCAGGCACTCGGGGGATGCTGAGCCCCCCTATGAGTCAGTCAGGCCTTCGGGACATGGACACACCCATGGGCCCTGGCAACCTCAATATGAACATGAATGTCAATATGAACATGAACATGAACCTCAATGTCCAGATGaccccacagcagcagatgaTGATGTCGCAGAAGATGAGGGGCCCCGAAATGATGCCCCACCAGGGCATGAACCCTGAGGAGCTGGCCAGGGTTAGGGCTCAGAATGGCAATGGCAGTGCAATGCTAACGGGACCCCAGAAAATGATgattccctcccagttccccaaCCAAGGACAGCAAGGCTTCTTGACTGGGCAAGGGTCTTACCCCAACCTGCCCCAGGAGATGGGCAGTGGCTCAGACATGTtcagccctgagcagggcacCATGCCCGTTGGGAGCATCAGCGGCACCACCAGACTCAGCCACattcctctgcctccagctTCCAACCCCACGCCCACAGCAGGGGGAAACCTGGCCAACATGCACCCAGCACCTTCCCGGGGGCTGGGCCGCCGGCCCTCTGACCTCACCATCAACATCAACCAGATGAATTCACCCAGTATGGGTCACCTCAAGTCTCCCACCCTTAGCCAGGTGCATTCGCCACTGGTCACCTCCCCATCTGCCAACCTCAAGTCCCCACAGACACCCTCACAGATGGTCAGCATGCCACCTTCAAACCAGTCTGGACCTCTCAAGTCCCCCCAAGTGATGAGTTCCTCTCTCAACGTCCGATCTCCAACTGGCTCACCAAGCCGCCTGAAGTCCCCTTCTATGGCTGTTTCTTCCCCTGGTTGGGTGCCATCTCCCAAAGCCACCATGCCCAGCCCAGGAGTCAACCAGAACAAGCAGACTCTCAATATGAACTCCTCTGCTTCCATCGGAGCACTGGATCAGG GTTCTCTCCCTTCTGGGCCTCGGAGCAGCTCTTCCGCACCAGCCAGTAACACGTCTAGCACCATGAATCCGAACATGCCTTTTACTTCCTCTCCAGATCCATCCCCTTCCCAGAACCCCCTCTCACTGATGATGTCCCAGATGTCCAAGTATGCCATGCCCAGCTCCACACCACTTTACCACAATGCCATCAAAACCATCGCCACCTCTGATGATGAGCTGCTGCCAGACAGGCCTATGCTTCCACCTGGAA GCGTGACAGGGAATCAGCCAAATCAACTGCACTTGAACTCTGTGGGGCCTGGATCCTCTCAGAGCCCCATGGGAATGAATCTGCCTGGTCAGCAGCCCCTTTCCCACGAACCGCCCCCCACCTCCATGATGTCCTCCCCAAACCCTCTGGGGTCCAACATTCCTATGCATCCAAGTGGGCCAGGGGGGGGTGTGCCCCCCCAGAACCCCATGATGCTGCCCCCAGGTCCCCAGGACTCGTTGAACCAGCAGTGTGGCCCTGTGCACAACAGTTCACAGATGATTCCTTCTAACCAGCTCGTGTTCCCGCGCATGCAGCAGCCCCACAATGCCATGCCATCTCCTGCCGGAGGCATGCCCATGGCCCCCAGTGCAGGAGGTGGccctgggatgcagcagcatTACCCGCCAGGGATGCCCTTGCCGCCTGAGGaccttccctcccagcagcctggccagatgcccccacagcagcacatgATGGGCAAGAACATCCCTCCTCGGATTGGTGACCCCTACCCGCCCGTGCTTCCTGGGGTGGCGTCGGTGCTGAACGACCCCGAGCTCAGCGAGGTCATCCGCCCCACGCCCACGGGGATCCCGGAGTTTGACTTGTCCAGGATCATCCCGTCAGAGAAGCCAAGCAGCACCTTGCAGTATTTCCCCAAGAGCGACAGCCAGGCACCCAAATCTCAGCCTTCCAACCTCCACCTCATGAACCTACAGAACATGATGGCTGAGCAGCCCCCCGTGCGTCCAGGTATGAATGCTCCCAGCCTCCCCGGGCAGCAGGGCGTGCAGAGGGGACTGAGCATGCCCATGTGCCATCCTGGACAAGTGCCCATGCTGGGCAGGACAGGCATACCACCCCAGCAAGGCATGATGGGCAACAGCATGCACCAGGGCATGATGTCTCCGCAGCAGAGCCTGATGGCCCAGCAGAATTTCATGCTGATGCAGGCCAAGCAGAGAAGCATGTCTGTGTCGGGGGAGATGTATGCCCAGACAGGACATATGATGTCACCTCAGGGCTCTCTCATGGGGCCCCCGCCTCAGCAGAACCTCATGGTCACGCACCAGATGAGGCAGAGGAGTGTCTCCCTGGACAGCCAGATGAGTTACATCCCCGGACCTGGGAACATGGCGAACTTGCCTTTCTAA
- the BCL9L gene encoding B-cell CLL/lymphoma 9-like protein isoform X2 — MHPDNKLPSHGKAGSSSALAQHHNVSQAPTCNLGSKGVGAGSHGSKATQISPGNSGLKTSQNTVPNFSSLKGKVKRERSISVDSGEQREASTPSQDTESKGEVAPRSKRRCVLERKQPYSGDEWCSGPDSEEDDKPISSAHSCNVADPAMSTAPQLGPGSNPLPNLSESSASGVPHGAAPGLRSEAAGGGGGGTGKQPSQFVYVFTTHLANTAAEAVLQGRADSILAYHQQNVPRAKLDQAPPAPKVLGVAEPLPINPPTANTPQSQPLAPQASQQQPQPPPPQPPAPPPQAISQTPLPVPSSLPQEGTGEDGRRELTPNSLGNNSSNNQPGSNHPNTPTASASAMQPGQGDSSATPSSSLLGEGPGPGMPGNGQAGLGPRNTMNSEGLSKEQLEHRERSLQTLRDIERLLLRSGEAEPFLKSSQNAGEGGTTPQPQAAPAQPPAPPASMKKYEEPLQSMISQTQSLGGPGLEHEVPHHPSTDMGQQMNMMMQRLNQDSLTPEQVAWRKLQEEYYEEKRRKEEQISIHGRPMQEIMIPQSMGSMMMRGPPPPYHSKPGEQWPPGMGSQLRGPIDVQDPMQLRGGPPFPGPRFPGNQMQRVSGFGGMQNMPLDALGPMNAMQRPVRPGMGWSDDMSPMGGPGNFPQGTLPYPPGQGDPERFMNPRAREEILRHQLMEKRPVAMQRPMGISSNSMSQGMEMERMMQAHRQMDPSMFAGQITGESLSSAPIGMDFAGTRGMLSPPMSQSGLRDMDTPMGPGNLNMNMNVNMNMNMNLNVQMTPQQQMMMSQKMRGPEMMPHQGMNPEELARVRAQNGNGSAMLTGPQKMMIPSQFPNQGQQGFLTGQGSYPNLPQEMGSGSDMFSPEQGTMPVGSISGTTRLSHIPLPPASNPTPTAGGNLANMHPAPSRGLGRRPSDLTININQMNSPSMGHLKSPTLSQVHSPLVTSPSANLKSPQTPSQMVSMPPSNQSGPLKSPQVMSSSLNVRSPTGSPSRLKSPSMAVSSPGWVPSPKATMPSPGVNQNKQTLNMNSSASIGALDQGSLPSGPRSSSSAPASNTSSTMNPNMPFTSSPDPSPSQNPLSLMMSQMSKYAMPSSTPLYHNAIKTIATSDDELLPDRPMLPPGSMSGVTGNQPNQLHLNSVGPGSSQSPMGMNLPGQQPLSHEPPPTSMMSSPNPLGSNIPMHPSGPGGGVPPQNPMMLPPGPQDSLNQQCGPVHNSSQMIPSNQLVFPRMQQPHNAMPSPAGGMPMAPSAGGGPGMQQHYPPGMPLPPEDLPSQQPGQMPPQQHMMGKNIPPRIGDPYPPVLPGVASVLNDPELSEVIRPTPTGIPEFDLSRIIPSEKPSSTLQYFPKSDSQAPKSQPSNLHLMNLQNMMAEQPPVRPGMNAPSLPGQQGVQRGLSMPMCHPGQVPMLGRTGIPPQQGMMGNSMHQGMMSPQQSLMAQQNFMLMQAKQRSMSVSGEMYAQTGHMMSPQGSLMGPPPQQNLMVTHQMRQRSVSLDSQMSYIPGPGNMANLPF; from the exons ATGCACCCTGACAACAAACTGCCCAGCCATGgcaaggcaggcagcagcagtgccctaGCCCAGCACCACAATGTGAGCCAAGCACCCACCTGTAACTTGGGGTCAAAGGGTGTGGGGGCAGGCAGCCATGGCAGCAAGGCCACTCAGATCTCCCCTGGCAACTCTGGACTGAAAACCAGCCAGAACACTGTCCCAAACTTCAGCTCCTTGAAGGGCAAGGTGAAGCGGGAACGAAGCATCTCGGTGGACTCTGGAGAGCAGCGAGAAGCCAGCACCCCATCACAGGACACAGAATCAAAAG GTGAGGTGGCTCCCCGCAGTAAGCGACGGTGTGTGCTGGAAAGGAAGCAGCCATACAGCGGCGATGAATGGTGCTCTGGGCCAGACAGCGAGGAAGACGACAAACCCATCAGCAGTGCACACA GCTGTAATGTAGCAGATCCTGCGATGTCCACGGCCCCACAACTTGGCCCAGGGTCCAACCCGCTGCCGAACCTGAGTGAGAGCAGTGCTTCCGGCGTGCCCCATGGTGCTGCCCCTGGCTTGCGGTCAGAGGCTGCAGGAGGCGGAGGTGGCGGAACAGGGAAGCAGCCTTCACAGTTTGTTTACGTCTTTACAACGCACCTTGCTAACAC AGCTGCGGAAGCTGTCCTGCAGGGCCGAGCTGACTCCATTCTGGCCTACCATCAACAGAATGTCCCGCGGGCAAAGCTAGACCAG GCACCACCTGCTCCTAAAGTGCTGGGTGTTGCTGAGCCACTTCCAATTAACCCTCCTACTGCCAACACTCCACAGTCCCAGCCACTGGCCCCTCAAGCAAGTCAACAACAGCCGCAGCCTCCCCCACCACAGCCTCCAGCCCCGCCACCTCAGGCCATCAGTCAAACACCTTTacctgtgcccagcagcctgCCCCAGGAAGGGACAGGTGAAGATGGCCGGAGAGAACTGACTCCCAACTCTTTGGGGAACAATAGCAGCAATAACCAGCCTGGAAGTAACCATCCAAATACACCCACTGCGTCTGCCAGCGCCATGCAGCCTGGGCAAGGGGACTCCTCCGCCAcgcccagctccagcctcctggGAGAGGGCCCAGGCCCAGGGATGCCAGGGAATGGGCAGGCAGGCCTGGGCCCCAGGAACACCATGAACTCGGAAGGGCTCtcaaaggagcagctggagcaccgAGAGCGCTCTCTGCAGACCCTGAGAGACATTGAGCGTCTGCTGCTGCGCAGTGGGGAGGCCGAGCCCTTCCTGAAGTCCAGCCAAAATGCGGGTGAGGGGGGGACTACCCCTCAGCCACaggctgcccctgcccagccccccGCACCCCCTGCCAGCATGAAGAAGTATGAAGAGCCTCTGCAGTCCATGATCTCCCAGACCCAGAGCCTTGGTGGGCCTGGCCTGGAACATGAGGTGCCCCACCACCCCAGCACTGACATGGGACAGCAGATGAACATGATGATGCAGCGGCTGAACCAGGACAGCCTGACACCAGAGCAAGTGGCCTGGAGGAAGTTGCAGGAAGAGTACTACGAGGAAAAGCGACGGAAAGAGGAGCAGATCAGCATCCACGGCCGGCCCATGCAGGAGATCATGATCCCGCAGTCAATGGGGAGCATGATGATGCGTGGGCCTCCACCACCCTACCACAGCAAGCCTGGAGAGCAGTGGCCACCGGGGATGGGCAGCCAGCTGCGGGGACCCATAGATGTGCAGGACCCTATGCAGCTGCGGGGAGGGCCACCCTTCCCTGGGCCACGGTTCCCTGGGAATCAAATGCAGCGAGTCTCTGGCTTTGGAGGGATGCAGAATATGCCCTTGGATGCTCTTGGGCCCATGAATGCCATGCAGAGGCCAGTCAGGCCCGGCATGGGATGGAGCGACGATATGTCTCCTATGGGAGGCCCTGGGAACTTTCCACAAGGCACCTTGCCCTACCCACCAGGGCAAGGGGACCCAGAAAGGTTTATGAATCCCCGTGCCAGAGAGGAAATCCTGCGGCATCAGCTCATGGAGAAACGCCCAGTGGCAATGCAGAGGCCCATGGGGATATCCAGCAACTCCATGAGCCAGGGCATGGAAATGGAGAGGATGATGCAGGCTCACAGGCAGATGGATCCATCCATGTTTGCTGGGCAGATAACGGGTGAGAgcctgagcagtgccccaattgGAATGGATTTTGCAGGCACTCGGGGGATGCTGAGCCCCCCTATGAGTCAGTCAGGCCTTCGGGACATGGACACACCCATGGGCCCTGGCAACCTCAATATGAACATGAATGTCAATATGAACATGAACATGAACCTCAATGTCCAGATGaccccacagcagcagatgaTGATGTCGCAGAAGATGAGGGGCCCCGAAATGATGCCCCACCAGGGCATGAACCCTGAGGAGCTGGCCAGGGTTAGGGCTCAGAATGGCAATGGCAGTGCAATGCTAACGGGACCCCAGAAAATGATgattccctcccagttccccaaCCAAGGACAGCAAGGCTTCTTGACTGGGCAAGGGTCTTACCCCAACCTGCCCCAGGAGATGGGCAGTGGCTCAGACATGTtcagccctgagcagggcacCATGCCCGTTGGGAGCATCAGCGGCACCACCAGACTCAGCCACattcctctgcctccagctTCCAACCCCACGCCCACAGCAGGGGGAAACCTGGCCAACATGCACCCAGCACCTTCCCGGGGGCTGGGCCGCCGGCCCTCTGACCTCACCATCAACATCAACCAGATGAATTCACCCAGTATGGGTCACCTCAAGTCTCCCACCCTTAGCCAGGTGCATTCGCCACTGGTCACCTCCCCATCTGCCAACCTCAAGTCCCCACAGACACCCTCACAGATGGTCAGCATGCCACCTTCAAACCAGTCTGGACCTCTCAAGTCCCCCCAAGTGATGAGTTCCTCTCTCAACGTCCGATCTCCAACTGGCTCACCAAGCCGCCTGAAGTCCCCTTCTATGGCTGTTTCTTCCCCTGGTTGGGTGCCATCTCCCAAAGCCACCATGCCCAGCCCAGGAGTCAACCAGAACAAGCAGACTCTCAATATGAACTCCTCTGCTTCCATCGGAGCACTGGATCAGG GTTCTCTCCCTTCTGGGCCTCGGAGCAGCTCTTCCGCACCAGCCAGTAACACGTCTAGCACCATGAATCCGAACATGCCTTTTACTTCCTCTCCAGATCCATCCCCTTCCCAGAACCCCCTCTCACTGATGATGTCCCAGATGTCCAAGTATGCCATGCCCAGCTCCACACCACTTTACCACAATGCCATCAAAACCATCGCCACCTCTGATGATGAGCTGCTGCCAGACAGGCCTATGCTTCCACCTGGAAGTATGTCAG GCGTGACAGGGAATCAGCCAAATCAACTGCACTTGAACTCTGTGGGGCCTGGATCCTCTCAGAGCCCCATGGGAATGAATCTGCCTGGTCAGCAGCCCCTTTCCCACGAACCGCCCCCCACCTCCATGATGTCCTCCCCAAACCCTCTGGGGTCCAACATTCCTATGCATCCAAGTGGGCCAGGGGGGGGTGTGCCCCCCCAGAACCCCATGATGCTGCCCCCAGGTCCCCAGGACTCGTTGAACCAGCAGTGTGGCCCTGTGCACAACAGTTCACAGATGATTCCTTCTAACCAGCTCGTGTTCCCGCGCATGCAGCAGCCCCACAATGCCATGCCATCTCCTGCCGGAGGCATGCCCATGGCCCCCAGTGCAGGAGGTGGccctgggatgcagcagcatTACCCGCCAGGGATGCCCTTGCCGCCTGAGGaccttccctcccagcagcctggccagatgcccccacagcagcacatgATGGGCAAGAACATCCCTCCTCGGATTGGTGACCCCTACCCGCCCGTGCTTCCTGGGGTGGCGTCGGTGCTGAACGACCCCGAGCTCAGCGAGGTCATCCGCCCCACGCCCACGGGGATCCCGGAGTTTGACTTGTCCAGGATCATCCCGTCAGAGAAGCCAAGCAGCACCTTGCAGTATTTCCCCAAGAGCGACAGCCAGGCACCCAAATCTCAGCCTTCCAACCTCCACCTCATGAACCTACAGAACATGATGGCTGAGCAGCCCCCCGTGCGTCCAGGTATGAATGCTCCCAGCCTCCCCGGGCAGCAGGGCGTGCAGAGGGGACTGAGCATGCCCATGTGCCATCCTGGACAAGTGCCCATGCTGGGCAGGACAGGCATACCACCCCAGCAAGGCATGATGGGCAACAGCATGCACCAGGGCATGATGTCTCCGCAGCAGAGCCTGATGGCCCAGCAGAATTTCATGCTGATGCAGGCCAAGCAGAGAAGCATGTCTGTGTCGGGGGAGATGTATGCCCAGACAGGACATATGATGTCACCTCAGGGCTCTCTCATGGGGCCCCCGCCTCAGCAGAACCTCATGGTCACGCACCAGATGAGGCAGAGGAGTGTCTCCCTGGACAGCCAGATGAGTTACATCCCCGGACCTGGGAACATGGCGAACTTGCCTTTCTAA